A region of the Myripristis murdjan chromosome 10, fMyrMur1.1, whole genome shotgun sequence genome:
TCGTGTATGAAAAGGTTAGATAATGAAGGCTCCGGGTGAACCAAGCGTTTACCAACAGGCCAGGGCAGTGCGAGGAGTCAACCGGGATAATAACCAGCACAATCTGCTCACATCACCATTTACCTCATCAAACCCGCTGCCTACGTAACTCAACTTTTTCACCGTCCAGCTGACGTGGTGTGGCTGAAttagacaacaacaaaaaacaacgcGTTTCAAGCCGCACAGTCCCACCTGGCTAATCGGTTAGCTGTTACCGAGCCTTCAAAGTTGTTTTGCGACCCTAGTCGGTCCTCTTCCACCGAGGAGCCGCACAGCTAAAgtagttagctaacgttacctggCTAGCGTGGAAGTTTTGCCTTCGCGGAACGGTGTTTCTCAACGCCTGGCAATGGCAATATACGAACGGGAAACTGGCTATCACGAAGAGTGTGTGAAAGTAAGCGACACATACCTGGTGTTTGACACACGGGTCCTTTTATGTGTAGGGTGTGTGTCGTTTCGGTCCTCCTTGAGCTAGCTGCTAGCAAATTAGTTAGCTAGCTTGCTAGGCCGACATCGGAATCCCGGAACTAGTCCGTCCTCCCTCAGGTGGAgcgagcagccaatcagagagcgaGGCTGTTGTGGCCGTCTGAGTCAGTGTGGTTTgggataaaaacacacaccagagtcATGTCAGCCACCAAACTGAGACACAATcgatacatacacacatccatgcatatgtgtgtgtgtcagcaacaAGTCACAAAGAGCACACAGGAGTAGTTAAACATTTCAATGCAACGTGCAAGTATAAGAAACTATATAAAATACTTAAACAAGTCAATGAATTgattaaagcagaaatacatAATGCAAATCTATGTGAGCTGCTGCTTTACCACAGAGACCATACAATATATGCTGAGTCAATGAGCCATGCTGAAAACTGTATCCAACATGTATTATTGCCTGTATTGCTGTTGTGTAGAAAAAGAAattgacattttattcattcattcatgatttgTCATATACAATAACATGTGCACAGTAAACCAGAGAAGCTGCAGCCTGCTGGTTAGTGTTTGTAACACAAGCACAGGAAAtgcacaacagcaaaacactgtGCTGCCACGTCCTgactgttgtgtctgtgtgtatttttacctGGCTGCCTCTGCCGTAGTGGGCCGTGGACCCACTTCTGTCCAAACTGACATGCTCTAAATTTGTATACAGCAGAGCAGGCAGGACACTACTCCCATCTCACTGAGGCAAACCAAAAAACTGATAGACAGGCCTGGGATATTAGTTCAGATTTTTGTGGACACCTCTGCCATTGAAGATCCTTGGAATTTGAAATGAGCTAATTACGGAAAATGCAACAGCCACAAATCATTTTGGCAACCATGGGGAAGTGtttcagatatttttatttttttactaccATTCAGCTGTTGCAACCCCGTCTCATGGCAGTTCAAGCAATAGTCACAAAATTTAATCTACACATTTGTGTCCGTGAATCCGATTTTTCCTTCACTGGAAGGGAAAGATCATGGTTAACATTTAGGAAAACGTCATGGTTAAATGTTATGAGATGTTTATCCTATGTAACACaatgttacatgaatgaacAACACACTTGGGAATCAAACCCCAACCTCCTACTGGAAAGTCGTGTTGATTGGGCCATCCACCAGCCACCTTCCTCCTAATGAAGcttttcctgctcttttttcTATCTCACAGTGCCTGGAACAGGCACAACACATACTTCCAACTGAAATACATTACTTTGAAAAGTGTGCTctcaccaataaataaataaatatggacAGTTCATGTCTGTGAGCATGAATCTATGGATTAAatctcattttcatatcacaaactgctgtgagaTGGGACCAGCTGTTTATTGTTAAACCTGACTGCAGTGGGACACACCTTGAGGATGCAAAAATCACATATAAATTTCTTTTTTACAGGGGCtctgaaaaaaattaatcttGAACATAATTGatggaaatgtttcatcatCAACATTGTACACTATATCAATGAATATTAccataaaagaaaatcaaaggatTTGATTTTCAGAATCATGAGGGATCcctaaaactgtaaaactgccataaaaaaaaaaaggtattgcTTCAGTTGTTTGTTCCTACGTTTTGTTCAATGCCATGGATGTCTCTCCCACCAACATATGCCTGAATGTCAATAGACATTCAGAATTATAATCTCTTCATTTGTCCAACATAGTAAATGCGCTGAAATCTGTGTGAGTGACAGCACTGCTCATGAAGTGCAAAGGTATCTTGTCTCCCTCAACATGAAATGTCCTGTAAAGCAGTTCCTACAAAATGTTTTACCATGTAAAATCAAGTCTTGTGTCAAAAAATAAGCTCAAGGCCCtctaaatcaaaataaatcaggTATTTGAGGTGATTCCATATTTTTCAAATTGTACTCTGTGTGAAGTCCACAATTTACCAGCAATATGTTTTTTCAGTGAGGCTGAGTATAACTGTTTCATTTAAGTAGTGTTGAATCAGAGCAGCCAACATGTGCTTAGTTATTTGCCAATAGCTATAAATGTACaacagtgtgtgtcaggtggtgCCGCTGACATAGAAACAGTGACACACACGGCCAGCTGACCTGCAGCACCTCACAGCAACCTTCCATAAATCCTAGATTATATAATGGCTGAGCATTTACAATGAGGCATccctgcagaaaacaaaagcgGCACAAATTTCGACTGTCCCTCTACCTTCCAGAGGAGAGCATCGGGGTTGAGCATCAGTATAGGATTTCTTTGACTGTTACTTTAGCCAGTACAAGTATTTTGAGCCGTTTCCACCAGGTAAAGGAAATAATGAGTGTTGAGCGCTGTCTTGCAGTATTTTACCACTGAGCAGGTCCAGTGGAGTGAGCAGCCAGGAGATAAGTGCCTTGCTTAAGGGCATTATCAGGGTAATTATTGATGGGGATGGTTTTCATATCAagtttcttatttttctgcacAGAGAAACAGGTGGCAGGTGGTGGCAGCGTCATACTGTGGAGATGCTTTTCATCATCAGGCACTGGGAAACTGGTCACGGCCGAGGGCAAGATGAATGGAAATACAGGGCAATCCTCGAAGAaaacctgtctctgtctgcgaGAGACTTGAGACTGAGGCGGAGGTTGACCTTCTGGCAGGACACTGACCCTGACCAGACAGCCAGAGCTACACTGGAACGGTTTAAGGCAAAGAATGTTAATGTGTTAGAATGATCCGGTCAAAGCCCAGACCTCAGTCCAACTGAGAATCTGTGGGGAGACTTGAAAATTGCTGTTCACAGAGCGTCTCCATCCAGTCTGACTCAGCTCGGGCTATTTTGCTAAGAAGAGAATGTGCAAAAATTGCAGAACCTAGATGTGCAATGCTGGTAGAGACATTCCCCACAAGACTTGCTGCTGTGATTGCAGCAAAAGGCGGTTCCACCAAGTATTTAAAGCCCTGTGCATGTTGTGTCAAACAGTAAAAAGGCCAATAAAATCTATTTGAATTCCATGTTTTAACACTGCAGTATGTGGAAAAGTCCATGGGGGTGGGAGGACAGGATACTTAGCCTTTGTCACTGTTAAGTGTCAATAGTAACTGTACACAGAAAACTGTCGGTTTCAGGGTTTGTGTAGGAAAGGAAAATGTCCATTTCTTGTAACTGCATTATTTGACCAGTCCTTCTTTTATAGTGTTCTATAcaaatccaaaatccaaaagCAAATACTGTATGCAAGgtaactttttctttctccaatCAACATGATGCTTTGAATTCCATAATAGTGAAGGGGCTAATAAAGTCTGTTGATCCCATATAGGGTGGCGATCAGAATTTGAATAAGCAGATTGTGACAGatgcagcaaaaaaataaataaataaataaataaaataaaataaaataaaataaaataaaaacaacaaccaaggcagctctgaattagctgtcctgGCTGGTGGAGCTTTGGCATAGAGTTTAGGTAATATGGGTTCATTGTTACTTGATAACACTCCAGTCGCATTATTGACTGTAATGACTGCGTTGTTTGAATCTGAAAATGTGCTGTAATCATTGTGTTATGTCTTTGGCTCGCAGGCTAACCCCTGGCCCAAATTCTGTTGTAAGATAACAGAACAAACTACTataagctcttttttttttttgcttatgaGGAATAAAAAGTCCTGTCAGTCCAGATCATTCTCATGCAGTGTTATTCCATACAGGAGCCAGACCTCAAATAAAGATTTGCTTTATATGATGGTTTTCTTTCCAGCTACCACAGTTAATGATGTTTTTTGACATCAACAAGCATGCTACCACAAATAGTAAAGAATTAAAACATTGATATATGTCCAGAAGAGGGATTGTGGCTGCCAAAATTATGGGTTTAGTTAATTCTCTACATCCATCAGAGGGCAGAGACACCAGGCTGTCACATTTGTAAGATTTATGATGATCACGGTATGTATGTATAGACTGAAGCAGGACATCATTAAAAAAGAATGTGTTGAACATGAAACATTGGCCTAtttctttgtcatttctgcataatcaacacaaaaacatgacattttttaaaaatttattgaTTGGGTCAAAAACAGGTTTTAGAAAAACGTCTcatgaaaaaattacagtacTAACAAAGCATTTGTTGTCATACATCAACCAAACGTCTGCACAGTGTGGGCTATAAAATAGAGTCTGAATGAAATTTACAACAGTCTCGTATCAAATTCCATACTTGAGCCTTTGTCAATACGTTACTCAGCAGCAGTGCTTAGTTTTACTCTCTGCAGTCCTTACTGAGTGTCTTCCACAGAGTGAGCTGCAAAGCcctcaaacaaaaaacatgtccaTTCAATGCGTTTCAGCTGAACTCCCATTATCCCTGCTTACTCCCCGGCCCTCGCCCCACATCCGAAGTGCTCCCTCACTTCAGGTCGATGAAGCGGATGTCCATGATGAGCAGCGTGTGTCTGGGCAGCGGTCGGGGCGCCGGCGACAGCACAGTCATCACCTGCGCCTGCGTGTCCACAGCAGTCACCACGATGAAGCCACACACCGGGCTCTCCACCacgctcctcctgctcccctcctCGCCCTCGTCGGCGCAGCTCACGCTCAGCACGTGGTGGGTGAGGTCCCGCCCCGGCGTGACGGGCACCAGCTTGAGCTGCGTGTCGTCCTGAGACATGCCCAGCGGCAGGCACGAGTCCGGGATGGACGGCGCCCCGATCTTATAGATGCGGACGTCCGAGAACCGAACGTCGAAGGCGTGGGGGTAGAAGGTCACTCCGCGGAAGCCGTAGAAGTACTCGCGGATCTTCTCGTCCCGAGCCTCCCGCCGGCACTCCTTGGAGCGCTCCACAACCCCGCCGGATTTGGGCAGGAGGACGACCCGTACAAAGTGCGGGAGGTCTCGCTTAAGTTCGTTGTAGAGCCTCTCCTGgtccagcaccagcaccacgTCCACCTCGAAGGCGGAGGCGCAGTGGACCAGCGCCTGGTACCCGGAGCCCTTCACCCAGCCACAGGTGTTGATGATGCAGCCTCCCACGCTGGCCTTCCTGTTCACCTCACAGCGCTGGGAAAACACCTCCGCTAGACAGGACGTCAGCTACAgcaaacacagagggaggacaaagagggagacgaggaggaagatgatCAAGATGTAGAAAAGGAGCCAAAACGAAATGGCAAATTTTATCATGCCAGAATAGTTCACCACAGGCTAAACCAGCGGTGCTGCTTTCATCAACAGTCCAGGGTCTTTCTTTTCACCTTGTTGTACAATTTGATGTTGGTCCCTGGGGTGGTGGAGCCGAAGTGGAAGACCAGAGGAGCCTGGACCGAGAAACCCTCCTCCACGTCTGCTGGACGCTCCACGCAGAGCGCTGACACCGTCCCTGGCACAGACACCTGCAAGAACACCAAGTTTTTATCACTTTCCGCAGATAATATTATAATGCTCAGAGCTCATTGGAGGCCAGCAGCACCTGTACAGGCCAGCGCTGCTAACATTTAGAGATTCAGAGAGGAAATTAAGGAAGAAAAAGCAACCAAAATGACTTTCAAGCTGACTTGCTCCGAGCTGAACAACTTAGAAAACTGAGTTTGGGTTCCAACATTCCAACCTAAACTGTTTAAAAGACTTGTAATTAATAAATATCAGCTCTGATTTCAACAATTTCAACAGCAAAGTGGATCACAGCATTCCTGCACTCTTGTTGCAAAAATCTAAAGCTGTTACATTTCCTACTGTAAATTGGTTCCTACCTGTCAATAGTAGTATCTCTCTATTGTGTAAACCTAGATTTATTTTAAGCATGCATGGAATCAAGATGTGTAAACACGTCCAAAACATTTAACTGGGGTAGTTCAAGAAACTCCAGTCTAATTGCTGTATGATTACAGAAAGCTCAGTACATCTTACCCCGCTCTGTCCGACGTCCAGTTCCACCAGCGTGGGCCTCCTGCCCAGCCGCACAGCGTAGCTCAGCAGCAGCCGGCACACTGTGGACTTCCCCACATCAGTGGGCCCCACCACCATGACCTGAGGGGCAAACAGTCACCCAGCATCCATGAAAAAAACCCGTATGATGGTGGCTGAAGCACTCGCACATGTCATTcagtcaggcacacacacacactcaccctcggCCCTCTCTCATTGTCTCTCTCGGCCTGCCGTCTCATCTGCTCCAGGGCAGCGTGTGTGTTCAGGTACAGCAGCATGGGAGTGTCCTTGGACACATATGCCACCTGTGGTGGGGAGGGAGAGATACTAAATCACATCCAAATGGAAGCAGAAGAGAAACCATTTTTGTGTGGTATTCACACAGCTGGTACACACAATCCTGCAGGTGCTCACCTCAGTCTTCCCATACAGAGACACGCTGCACCCCTGCCAGGTGAACACTGCTATTTTGGATCCCGGTCCAAACGTGTACTTCTTGTTCCGGTTGAGCTCAGAGCCGAACACCTCGGCCATCCCCGTGAGGAGCTCCAGCTGGACTCGTTCCCCCGCCTCCACCTCGAACCGCagctctgtctccttctccagGTCGAACCTGGTGCCTCCTGTCCCAGGCGCTGGAGCATCCTCACCCGTCTTTTCTGCACTCTCCGTTGCCATGGCTGACATGACAGAGTCACTGTTACCAGTGGTAAAACCaaagtatataaaaaatatctatataaaAATAGGAAATTGCCAACTCATTATGCTGTTAAAAACTGCTATTATGTTGATGATGCTGCTCAAGGATTaactcctcctctgtgtccaATAAAAAGAGATTTCAAGACTTTTACAGCACAGAAATCACACTGTGTGGTGGCTGGTTTACTGTGAAACATCATGTTTCTGTGATTACAAAAAAGAGCTATTAGAATAATTAATAAAGTAGGATATTTTGAAGCaactaataatttatttattcaacttaaaacctTAAAATTCCAGGATATtgtatatattaaaatattagaGATGatatataaagtaaaaaataatactgTTCCAAATACTATTCAAGATTTCTTTAAATTAAGAGAGAGCAATTATAATTTAAGAGGTTATTGTATTTTTGAACGTATGAAAGTTAAGACAAATGTGAAGTCTAGATGTACTTCGGTTGTGGGTGTGAAATTATGGAATGGACTCGATGATGAATTTAAGACTTTCACTTCTctgacaaagtttaaaaaatgcctTAGGTATAAGATCATACAGGAATACTAAGTTGAGatggtaaatgtgtttttgttattgttgattGTTGTTCTTTTGTTCAATGTTGAATGCTAGATGCTGTACATATGTAATGTAATAGAAGCAGTGAAACAGGTGTAAAGGATAGGCACAAAAATAAGCTTTTGCTTCTAGCCTAATcctttttttgggtttttttttttatgtgtttattgtgATTGTTGTACTGTGTGCAATGATTGATGTACAAACCAAATccaaaaataaaccattcattcattcatatatgaCAAGAGGGCCTCCTTTGATTCACATGACCGTGAGAAAGAAGACACCACATGATGAATGAGGATGAAGAAACTCTATTTGGACCAACTGGGTTATATCGAACCAGCTGTTAGTTTGTTGATTATCTTTCTTGATACAGATCAAAGTCCTGGTTAAAATCACTTTATAAAGTTTAAACCAGAGTAAACCTTGGAGAACGGCTGTGTTTTGAGGCTTTGATGAGGTGTAACGAAACGTCACACATCTACGCCAGCTCGGTGAAATTCATGGtaaacaaactgaacattagTGACTGCCAGATCTCATGGAGTTGACATATTACAGTCACTAGATCACGAATTAACTCTCATACGTTTTGAAATCTGTCTGCTTAAAGCCAAAGACGAGCCAGTCGAGTGGCTGTGAGCGGCTAACAGACTTAGCCAACTGGCTGGTGCTTCAGCCGCGACGTGGTTAGCGTTAACATTTAACTAGTTGGTACAAAACACCGCACAGACTACAGCGGCAGAGCACCGtgcagtttaatgtttaatacTTACAAAGTGACTGGGGAAACCTTCAGCTTCACACGGCGAGCACAAGTTTCCAGCTCAGAGGCGCTGCTAGCTCGTCGCACGAAGATGATGTCACGTCCTCGTTGCTGAATTCGTGTGTGCATTTTCTTCTGCGGCTTTTTtttgacatgtattttttttcttattacaaAACATTGTAATGGTGTCCCACGGCCAGAGTATAGTTTTGTTACAAATTTGTGTTATAGATGGTGATTTTCTGCCCCCTTCCGTCCTCCAGTCACAGAGGATTATTTGGCTATAACCACAACCATGAAAACCAACACGCTTTTCATGTATAAAAACAAGTTTATAAAAACTTATAGTTTTATAAAAGTACAATACACCGATGGGAAATGGAAAAACCCACACACCAAAGTAAAAAGCAGCAGGACAGTAAATGTTGGTCATGAGGTAATGTCTAAGAAGCACCACTAGGTGTCAGCCTGTGTCCAGGTCATGTGAGCGTGGAGCCTGGCTCATCAGAGGAGAGACTGGGAACATCCCGTTGGTCACTCCTCATCATTCTGCTCCCAGGAGTCACACAGTCTGGACGCTgggctgcacacacaacacatgagGACAGAAAAAAGCACTGGATTACACCGACAAGTAGGAGCCACCTTCTTTACAGTGGGAATTCATAAACACCATCTCAGTATTTCAAGGCATTTGCAGGAAATCAGAGTTAAGTTGGTGGCACATGGCTCTATAATAGAGGAACTAAAGGCAGGCTGTTGTATAAGCTGCACAGTGGATTACAGCCAAGTGATCAACAGAAGAAACCGCTTCCAGAGGATGTGAGGAGATGCcagtaaaacaacaaagcagcaCTGACAAGCTATGTCTTAAGGAAGACAAATCTTATCACTATAACTTTAATTGTGATAACATTACTGATTACTGTCCCTTTCGTTTTAAAAAGGACCATGAAGATAGTCACTACTGAGACATGTGAATACATGTTaccttgaaaaaaagaaatacatgaatgtggactgaaaaaaatgctcaaCAAAAGGTTTTATATAGGCCAACAGAAAAAAGTCAGAAGCTACTTTTGAGTGCAATTCATCCATAAGTACAGGTATTGCATTCTTTCATGTTACTGAACaacttttagattttttttttttttttttgcataaattaAGCAGTCAGTAACTAAACCTAATGCAGAATGTACCAAACTCTTGAGTTTCTTGAGTCATTCCACCTGTACCCTCTACTTATTACAGCAGAAGGGGGAAAAATCCTTTTGCTTTACAGTAGCGTCCTCTGAACTGAATCCATGTTGTTTTTCTAATCATATTTAAGTCCATCAACCAGCGATGTGAGTGACAAACCTTCACTTGGTGTCTACTCTGCCTCCAGAGCGCTCTCCAGAGCAGCAACAACGATGTCACTTTCAGGGAACTTGAGCCGAGCGGGTGGACCTCTAGTAATTCCCGTCCACAGGGTTGTTTCTGTTGAAAGGAGGGTCACAGTGAAAAGAAGTAAAATAATCCAAAAACCTGCATGTGAATTTGATCgagtagagtttttttttgtgagtacAGGCCTTCCTTGTTCCAAATAAGAGAAGAAATTATTTGAGAAATTATGATAGCAGCCACAAAGTCCaacattgctgttttttatgcAACGCTGGCTGGTAGGCCCTTGGCATACAGCAGCCCTAACATCTTCATCTTGTCTTGAACTGCTTGAtgcctcctcctcaccttttCCCCCGTCCACCAGAGTGATGTCAAAGCTCTTCTTGCGGGGCTTCTCAGGGTTGAGGAGCACGGTGAGGTCCGGGTGGACAGCCAGGAGGGCGGCTTTCACCCTCTCGGCATGATTCCTGTACACTCGTCAGCTCTTGCTGCAAGGAATGACAGCAGATCACTCAGGCAGAGATTTCTGCGAACTGCATTACTCTATTTAAGATAAGTTCACGAGCTTCAAAAAGTGGGACAATGTCGTGAGCATGTGTTCAGAGTGACTGTAACGCAACTTTAACACTCACCAGTGTTCAATGAGCACTCTCTGGCCTGCTAcgccatcctcctctcctcctctctctttcttcttctccacctccactctctcctccactctctcctccGCTGCCTCCTCCGCCCTGCGCTTCACTCCACGGCGACCTGAGCGACACAAGCAGCGGCTTTTTCGAGTCTCAAGTGAAAACGGCTCATAACAAATGTCGTTAAGCTAAACCTTCACTGAAACTAAGCCATAAACCGTGTTTTCTCCCGCACTCAGCCTCTGAGGCGTAAGCCTTCATTAGCCGTGCAGCTCCGTACTGTGTCATGCTTTACGTAACGTCACACACTTTGCACTCTCCAGCCGTCAGCcaaaacattaaacaacaaaatttaCTTTGTGCCCGAACAACCTGCCTCGTGTCTGTCTGATACGGTGTACTAGCACAGTACTATGTCTTAAATAGCATTAGTGGACACACAACAACCACACACCCACCTGTCTTCGAAGCCATGCTCGCTGCCACTGTTACAAAACTTTGGCGCGCACGTGTGTCGTGGACTGTACCATTATGCACAACAGGTTGGGGGGCGGGGGCTGGGCTAAGTGGGCGACACCCGGTGTACCCACATAAAATGCAATATACAGTGCAACGATAACAATATAGGCGTGATCAGTAAAGCATATTAACAGACAAATGATAAAGATATtcttacattttaaaatgcattacaCAGTGCAACAATAACAATCGATAACATTAGGTAAAGGGTTTTGACATTGTGGTATTTTGCTCCAGCGCccctagtagcagtagtagcagtgaACAGGTCACCCTGTGGCTGGGGGGCTGTGGCCTTCTCGCCTCCCACAGTCAACACAGCCTCCACAGCCAGTGCCTGTACTCTGTGTCCGGGTGTCCAGTTATTCCATCAAAATACAAGAACTTCTTTTCTTCACCAAGAATATTTTACACTGTTCATAAGCAGCATCACGGCGCAGGCACCTCTGTATGTCAGGGGTTATTTTAACAGGGTTTTCTGGAAACAgtaaccacaaaaaacaaagcatccAACTGAAAACCTTCCACCACTGTAAAGAAGTCACACTGACATAGTTAACAGTTGTGGTGAGAGCACTGGTGGTCtcagagaaaatgtgatgtggaGCCATTACAATGGGACAAATGGGAGGTTCCCCAGGAGTCTTTCTGATGAAGAAAACTCAGAAGGTGCAAAGTGTTTACTATATGTTTTTGAAAGGGCCAATAAGTTAGGCTAATATCTTGCTGGCATTTTGCTGTAATCTCTGATGTAATCTGCACAGtccctgttgttttatttttcaaagtagcCTTTAGGTCACTTGTTAAAACTTCCATTCAGTTTCAGCCACAGCCCCTTTTCAGTGTTCAGCTGTCAAAGGCTCTCACAGTCTGAGCTGAAACTGCATCCTGCTGCAGGGTGAGAACACAGCTCACTGTCTTCAAGATGGAAACTTTTACCTATATCCCAGTGACCAAAGACAAATGTATGCTGTCTGAAGTGCTTTTATAGATAGCTCTATCACATTTTTAGCCTGGATGCTTAGCTAAGGAGCTACCTAACACAACAGGTACCTTGCTTAGCTGATTCTGTGTTTGGAAATCAAGCAGAAATCTAAAAATCTTAGagtaatttgcacaaaaatcCTGCAggccgaggagagagagagaaaattgaaTCAGACTGAAATGGACCAGAGTCAGTGTGGGTTTGACAGGATGGCTCTAGAGCTGCAGCAGGACAGCTGGACACAAAGATAAAGGATGTCCAGCTGTACGTCCTCTCACTGCTGGCTGTTGGTCTGTGTTGCAGAGCCTCAGTTTAGATGATCACTGTtctggtgtatgtgtgtcagtaaCATGGTAGCACTTCAAAAGTGCCTGAATCTTTTACAGGCATTGCCTAGTTTCTATATTTGGGTTTTATaactggaataataataaataaataaacaaacaaaccacccTTTTAAACTGAAGAACAATATATCTTGTTTGTGTGATGTTGCCTTTGTGTACCTATGTACATATCTAGAACCATCAAAACCAACAAACTGGAATtttcatgcagaaaaaaaagtttattactgacaaatctaaaaaaatacacagatgggaaatggaaaaaaacacg
Encoded here:
- the clp1 gene encoding polyribonucleotide 5'-hydroxyl-kinase Clp1 isoform X2; this encodes MATESAEKTGEDAPAPGTGGTRFDLEKETELRFEVEAGERVQLELLTGMAEVFGSELNRNKKYTFGPGSKIAVFTWQGCSVSLYGKTEVAYVSKDTPMLLYLNTHAALEQMRRQAERDNERGPRVMVVGPTDVGKSTVCRLLLSYAVRLGRRPTLVELDVGQSGVSVPGTVSALCVERPADVEEGFSVQAPLVFHFGSTTPGTNIKLYNKLTSCLAEVFSQRCEVNRKASVGGCIINTCGWVKGSGYQALVHCASAFEVDVVLVLDQERLYNELKRDLPHFVRVVLLPKSGGVVERSKECRREARDEKIREYFYGFRGVTFYPHAFDVRFSDVRIYKIGAPSIPDSCLPLGMSQDDTQLKLVPVTPGRDLTHHVLSVSCADEGEEGSRRSVVESPVCGFIVVTAVDTQAQVMTVLSPAPRPLPRHTLLIMDIRFIDLK
- the clp1 gene encoding polyribonucleotide 5'-hydroxyl-kinase Clp1 isoform X1, producing the protein MSAMATESAEKTGEDAPAPGTGGTRFDLEKETELRFEVEAGERVQLELLTGMAEVFGSELNRNKKYTFGPGSKIAVFTWQGCSVSLYGKTEVAYVSKDTPMLLYLNTHAALEQMRRQAERDNERGPRVMVVGPTDVGKSTVCRLLLSYAVRLGRRPTLVELDVGQSGVSVPGTVSALCVERPADVEEGFSVQAPLVFHFGSTTPGTNIKLYNKLTSCLAEVFSQRCEVNRKASVGGCIINTCGWVKGSGYQALVHCASAFEVDVVLVLDQERLYNELKRDLPHFVRVVLLPKSGGVVERSKECRREARDEKIREYFYGFRGVTFYPHAFDVRFSDVRIYKIGAPSIPDSCLPLGMSQDDTQLKLVPVTPGRDLTHHVLSVSCADEGEEGSRRSVVESPVCGFIVVTAVDTQAQVMTVLSPAPRPLPRHTLLIMDIRFIDLK